The genomic window TACGCCGCCCCCGAACCCGAGCTGAAGCGCGAACGCGGCGGACGCTGGAATTGAGAACGCCTGACGGCGTTGTCTGAGGGTCGAAAGGTCTAAAAGTCGAAGGGAAAAGAAGCGTAAGCCTCGTGCCTACGCTTCTTTTTCTTTTTGAACGGTTTGGAGATTTATGCCTTTGACCCTCTACCCTGGTGGGACTCGTAGAGCTGCGAAGCAGAGAGGGCCTGCCGCAGGCAGGGGTGAGGGGTCTTTCACTCCCCCACCAGCGCCTCGCTCAGCGCCCAGAGTCGCCGGGCGCTCTCATGGTCGAGCGCGTAGGGCTTGTACCCGAACAGCGGGTTGGGCGCGGACTCGTCGAGCGGCGTGCTATGTTGCAGGTCTTCCAGAAAGAGGCCGCCCACCCCGTACAATTGCGGAGAGGTGGCCGCCCACACGCTGGTGGACGCGCCCTCGGCGGGGGTCTTGAACACCGGGTTGAGGGTGCCGTGTTCGTCCTGCCAGCCCATGCGGCGCTGGTCTTCCAGTGGCACAAACTTTTGCAGGCCGGTCATGATGCCGCCGGGGTGCACGGCGTTGGCGGTGAGGCCCTGGTCGGCATAGCGCTGCGTCAGGCCCACGGCAAACAGCGCGTTGGCGGTCTTGCTCTGGCCGTAGGCGTCCCAGGGGTCGTAAGGGCGGCGCTCGAAGTTGAGGTCGTCCCACACGATGTCGCTGCGGCGGTGCCCACTGCTCGTCAGGGCGACGACCCGCGCAGGCGCAGCGGCCATCAGCGCCGGCAACAGCTCACGGGTCAGCAGGAAGTGGCCGAGGTGGTTGGTGCCGAACTGCGTCTCGAAGCCGTCCACGGTGCGGCTCTGCGGCGTCGCCATCACGCCCGCGTTGTTGATGAGAATGTGGATTCGCGGCGCGAGCTGCCGAATCTCCGCCGCGCCCCGCCGCACCGACGCGAGCGAGCCGAGGTCGAGGTCCACCAGTTCCACCGTGCCGCCGGTGCTCTGGCGCAACTCCGCAGCCACCCGCTCACCCTTGGCACGGTCACGCACCGGCAGGATGACGTGGGCACCCGCGAGCAGCAGGGCGCGGGCCGTCTCGGTGCCGAGGCCGGAAGCGCCCCCAGTCACGACGGCAGTTTTGCCCTTCAGGTCCACGCCGCGCACGACCTCGGCAGCGTCGGCGCGGGGTGCCAG from Deinococcus radiodurans R1 = ATCC 13939 = DSM 20539 includes these protein-coding regions:
- a CDS encoding SDR family NAD(P)-dependent oxidoreductase; this encodes MTHGNSSQSDRPRIISPLAPRADAAEVVRGVDLKGKTAVVTGGASGLGTETARALLLAGAHVILPVRDRAKGERVAAELRQSTGGTVELVDLDLGSLASVRRGAAEIRQLAPRIHILINNAGVMATPQSRTVDGFETQFGTNHLGHFLLTRELLPALMAAAPARVVALTSSGHRRSDIVWDDLNFERRPYDPWDAYGQSKTANALFAVGLTQRYADQGLTANAVHPGGIMTGLQKFVPLEDQRRMGWQDEHGTLNPVFKTPAEGASTSVWAATSPQLYGVGGLFLEDLQHSTPLDESAPNPLFGYKPYALDHESARRLWALSEALVGE